One Alkalidesulfovibrio alkalitolerans DSM 16529 genomic window, TGGCCGCGCACCGCGCCGCCAACCGCGACCTGACCCTGGCCCTGGCGCGCGAGGCCGCGGCCCAAGGCGTGCGCCGCCTGGTCTTTTGCTCCACGGTCAAGGTGCTGGGCGAGCGCACCGCGCCGGGCCGCCCGTTTCGCGACGACGACCCGCCCGCACCCGAAGACCCGTATGCCGTGAGCAAGCGCGAGGCCGAGGAAGGGCTCTTCGCCATGGATCGCGAAGGCGTGATCGAGGCCGTGGCCGTGCGGCCGACCCTGGTCGTGGGTCCGGGCGCTGGCGGCAACCTGGCGCGGCTGGCTGCGGCCGTGGCGCGCGGGCTGCCGCTGCCGCTTGGGCTGGCGAATAACCGCCGAAGCCTCGTCTCGCTGCCCAACCTGGCCCTGGCCCTGGCCCTGGCCGCCGAGCACGAGGCCGCGCCCGGCAAGGCCTATCTCGTGCGCGACGACCGCGACATCTCCACGGCCGAACTGTGCCGCCTGCTGGGCGAGGGCATGGGGCGGTCGGCCAGACTCTTGCCCGTGCCGCCGGGCCTGATCTCGTTCCTGGCGAGGCTCGCGGGCAAGGGCGCGGCCTGCGGCCGCCTTTTGGGCGACCTGTGCGTGGACGACGCGCGCATCCGGGCCGAACTCGGCTACACCCCGCTCGCGGA contains:
- a CDS encoding NAD-dependent epimerase/dehydratase family protein, with amino-acid sequence MSAAGAKLHMAVTGAAGFVGRAVCAELLARGHEVTALTRSADARTSGHLPEGVRERAVGDLAMPQGLAEALRGVSVVVHLAARVHRMREDASDPLAAHRAANRDLTLALAREAAAQGVRRLVFCSTVKVLGERTAPGRPFRDDDPPAPEDPYAVSKREAEEGLFAMDREGVIEAVAVRPTLVVGPGAGGNLARLAAAVARGLPLPLGLANNRRSLVSLPNLALALALAAEHEAAPGKAYLVRDDRDISTAELCRLLGEGMGRSARLLPVPPGLISFLARLAGKGAACGRLLGDLCVDDARIRAELGYTPLADLGESVRAMGRAFAAGGRS